The Arachis duranensis cultivar V14167 chromosome 9, aradu.V14167.gnm2.J7QH, whole genome shotgun sequence genomic sequence TGCTGACACGGCAGGAGAACCTTGCTGCTGCTACAAATCTAAGCGATATTTTTCGGAAATtagaaaaattcttttttatctaCTATTGTAGGCTCATTAATTAGAATATGGAAAAAAGATTGGTGTATTATGAGAAAATGGAGTTATAGGGTATATTACAAATATGTGGACGTGTCAGATGAAGGGGTAACACGCATGGGGCGTGGTGCCTTCAACACGCAGGGGGCGTGGAGGCTACGTGGCACGCTCTGATTGAGCCACGTAAGCAGCACGCAGGGGGCGTGCTGAGTCAGCACGCAGGGGGCGTGCTGACGTGGCGGAAGCTGGTTGGCTCGTTTGCTGCACCACGTGGGGGGCGTGCTGCGTCAGCACGTGGGGGGCGTGCTGACGTGGCGGAAGCTGATTGGTCCAAGTGTGAACCACGTGGGGGGCGTGGTAAGTTCACCGCTCTATATAAGGTAGAGCTCGAGAGTGTTTTCCATACTGAGTGAGTGAGAGTTGAGTGTGTTGTGAGGATTCTTTGATGCTGTAGTTGGTGTAATGGAGGACACCGCAAATTTGGTGGTGTATCGTAATGGTGAGATAATACGTAATACCATGAGGGAGTGAGGTTTGTGTCACAAAATTCGTTTTCGTTTGTGGTTCCATGCACGATGACGTTAATGGAGCTGCAGAACGGCCTATGTCAAAGCATGGAGAATGGTACGTTAATGAGAGTGAGCAGAATTCTGTACCGAAATCCGGTGGTGGTTTTTGGTGGCCTAATACAGTTTGATACCATTCCGATCACGGATGAAGCGAGTATGCAGAATATGTTTCAAATTCACCGGCAGACTTATATGAGACACCCACAGATTgagttgtatgttgagtttgaagCTGAGGAGCTAGAAGCGGTCCAAAATGATATAGATGTAAATGATGATATAGCTGCAGTGTACGAAGGTATGAATAGTGACAGCGAAGAGGACTTCGAAGCCACTTATGAAGCCGGCGATGAAGATGAGGATGGTGATGTGGGAGTTGAGGCAGGAGTGGAGAATGTAGTGGTTCGTCCCTCGAGCAGTCAACCGATGGGCGTTCCACCTTTTATGTGTGAGTTGGATCTCGACGCCATACATGCCCCCGAGTTTCCGGAATATGCAAACAGAGGTACGTGttgataatacataaaaaatggttatatatcataaaaaaatacataaaaaataaaataatttaaatacataaaaaaaaatttatttacttaCATAAATGGGATGATCGAGATAGTTGATAATATGTTCTTCAGGGGCTAGATAATTACGTACCATTTTTTTTCTAATCCTCTAAACTAATACTCTTATTATTTCCACACATAAACTTAACTCACTACTATTCACTACTACTTACTATACCCTCCTTACTAATACAACTAAACTCACTTCTTTCTCTCCTTCTCCCGTGTAACACTTCCCCTCTTTCACTTTCAGGTATGATTTTATGAAGGAAGAAGCCCCTCctgcatgcatatatatattatacatgGACTGGTAGCGCTGGTTCTCGGGGTGGGGGGCTGTCTCCTGCATGCAGACAGGACTGCAACACGCCCCCCGCGTGGTTGCATTGGGACTCCGCAACGCTGACGGACCTGACGTACCACGCCCCCGGCGTGATGAGTCACCACGCCCCTGGCGTGCTGCCACCTCAGCCACCACGCCCCGTTCAACCGCTCAGCCACCACGCCCCCGGCGTGTTGATGGTGAGCTCCACCCTCCGGTAATTTCCCTCCTTGGCCAATATTCTGCCAATTCACCATCTCTTCCtccatacaaaaaataatttccgACTATTGTACaataaaatttatgaatttaacTGTATACGTATTTAATAtatgaattagattttttttatatattttagttgaatataaaatattatttttgaattaaattctaataattaatttatagtattatttttattctcatgataatataaattttgagaAATACTTTATAAAGTCctagaatatatttaatatatgttttaaaatttattttcaaccaaaatttaattttaatatattaatagtataaaaaaaatttacatgtatatttaattatgtattataatatcagtaaaaataactatttttaacAATTAACTCGTGAAtgatcatataaaaaaaagaatataattaaatgacaatgtaaaataatttataatataagtgtattaaaattaaacaattataATATACAAAATACATCTATTATATAGGAATGAAAAAGTAATTTAgtttctaatttcaaaagaaTATTAAAACAATTATCATACATTTAAATAGAGGctcattttttttagaaatggaTAAACATGATGTATTATCTAAtgatataaataaattgaatttttttaaggtAGAGATTAAGAAATTTAAGGATCAGATTTTGCTATGAGAATTTTTTAGTATACAAATTTTACTTTGGATttctgatttttaaaaaataaaaaattcgtaAATACACTTTAACTCTCCTCCCTTCATTCTATCacacttgttttttttttttctctacaaCATTCACTTTCTCTCTTAAGTTTTTCTCTCAACTCTTTTCAACCATATTCTGATTAGTTTgcactattttattttcaattataattgtTTGAAGTAGCATAATATCTATTTGTTAGGataattttatatgtgtatattagtttttttaatttatgtaattttagAAATATGAATTGTTATGTAAGACCTTCTAAGTTAgttgaaattaaatatttgaagtaggttaaattagaaaatcataaagtatattattatttgaatcgaacttaatattctttttttaatcaattacaTAATATGGATTACTATTTGAATTATCAAGATTTTCTAGTTATTCAATTTATTCACCACAATTAAATATTGtgatcaaattttattttatcttttaattattactatttatcGATTTAAATTTGCCATAATGTGGTACGAATAAAAGTCAAATGataaatagtataatattatataaaaaaacaacttatttttaaatttattatttaaaaaatcagcTAAATGCAAGAGTATGATTTAATGATTATATTAAAAAGTGACAGATAAATTAGTATATGTTGTTGAAATCCTTGATAACAAGGAAGAAATTGTTGTTCACTAGCAATATTGTAATTTGTAAATAATGTTAACCTACAAGCTACAATAATcttaataaatatatagaagCAAGCTTGTACTTTGAATTGGTCTCTGGTATGAAATATGAAATATGAAATATGAAATATGAAATATGAAAACTAGTATAAGATTAACGCGGAAAGAGTTTCTCTTAAGTCTTAGCCTTATCTTTTATTTGTAGaattattaatcataaaaaaaatatctgttATTTGTATTCAAGAATCTATGACTAGGACTTTATTTTGGCCTTCTTATGTGAGAAAATAGCTGGAAATTCCAAATTCgtcattgaaaaaagaaaaaaattccgTCAACGACAGCCTCGATTTTAATTGGAAATGAAGCATCTTCAACATAATATCAAAAGAATTATATAGTGCATACGGCATAATATTAATGTTTTAAGTGTGAAGAATAATGTATAAAATTAGTCtcacattaaaaaaaatgaagagttTACAAAATAAGAGACtcgttaatttattattttgtagtCGAGAGTTCCTCACCATGATTCAATAAGTTAGTCGGTCTGATTTAAAGAATACTATTTAAGATGaagcatcaaaaatttttacaGTAAAAATAGTtcgaaaaatttataaaataaaagactcacTAACTTAAGATTTTGAGTTAGATGCGGTGGTtaacaaataatatatacatatattcaaatttttgtgTGATCATGTTACATAATAGGCTTAATTAATTTATGAACACATAAACATACATATctcttaaatcttttaaaatcaacCAAATATAATACTATTAGAAAAAcaagttgctaattaatttatgaacttttgtCATCAATATACTATATTACTATATCGACATTCCTTTGCACTTGTTAaccaaacattttttttttctttttcaacattTTCCAATATCAAAGAGTATTATTTTCAATACAAAAgataaatacaaagaaaaaatatgcTCCCATACTTGTTGCTTTTCTAAGAGAGTATCCATGCTCATTTTGTCAACCCCGTTTACTTTGACTCAAGGGTAAATAAACCATCACCACTTAGCACCTTCCCATAAcacttcaaattttattttgaaaaaaaaaattgtatgttCATGCTCTGCCAGTTCCACAAAAGAATGTCTCTTATTAAAACAATAATTTCTCTAAAACCTAGCATGTATATTTGACTAATTTgcctaattaattaaaacaatgAATACGACTTTAGCAGTATAAATCATTGCATGAAACTATTGGTCACCCTAAGCAAAGTAGGATACACATCAAACAATAATGGTGAGGAGAATTTCACCACGTTCACATATTgtattgcttcttcttcttattattgTGGCTCTAGTTCAAGCTCAAGATCAATCAGGTTTGGTTATCACTTACCAAAAATTGCAAacaaaagttaaaattaatctttattttaaaatatccgTCACTTCGATAATTCAGTACATCATTGAATTTTTTGTCGATGTACCAAATTTTTTAAGTGACAGATATTTcgaaacgaaaaaaaaaaatagcacatCAACTTTCAATAAGTAATTAACATTAGctaattttttctctttattgtaaatttttttaacttctattaaaatttagaattaaaaagagTTAGCTAATGTGGGTCGGAAAAATTGATTCTCTAGTAAAACTCTTTTTAAAATGAACGTGTTAGAGATATAACAATTCGTGTTGTTTTTTCTTTAAGCTTTTAGGATGAATGGTTTCATGGTATGATATCGAAATTTTATGTCTGAAAGTTCTAGAGTTCAAAGttcttattctttgtttttctcaacATCTCAGGATTCATTAGCATAGATTGTGGTCTACCTCAAAATTCCAGCTACACTGAGAAGCACACAAGCATATTCTACATTTCTGATTCTGGATTCATTGACACTGGTGTAAGCAAGAGTGTATCAGCTGAATTCAAGATCAATCTTCAACAACAACTAAGCAATTTGAGAAGCTTTCCAAGTGGAATAAGAAACTGTTACAGAATAAATGTGACAAGTGCTACAAAATACTTAATCAGAGCTAGTTTCTATTATGGAAACTATGATGGGACAAATGTAGCACCAAAATTTGATCTTCATCTTGGTGCTAATTTCATGGACACAGTGAAATTCACCAATGCATCAGTTACCACATTCAGTGAGATCATTTACACTCCATTATTGGACTATATTCATCTTTGTCTAGTTAACACAGGCACAGGGACACCATTCATTTCTGCTATAGAATTGAGGACTTTGAAGAATGATACTTATGTGACTCAATCATGGGAATCGTTGGCACGCCTCCGGCGATTCGACTTAGGTTCCACCACCAACTTACAATACAGGTCAGTCCGTACGATTATTAGCACAATTACTTGTGTTACAAGGTACATTTGTTAATGTTCAAGATACCAGATGTTGTTTGATAATTATattaggagaaaaaaaaatacaaaaaacaggaagataaaatttttgtttggaGAAGAGTAGTACATGTATAGAAACAGATAAAATGTTTCTGTTCTAAAACAAATTTtgtcttgttttcttttttgagaCACTTATCAAATACAATGACAAGAATTTGTTTACagaagatagatattgtgtatattCTAGGACTAAATTTGTCCAATTTTTTGTATTCAATTTCTATTTTGTCTTTGTCTTAGTATCTCCATTTTTGTGTCTGTATTCATTGTTGTGAGACATAGTAAACAAACATGGCCAAACATGGCCAATATTCCTATCATGAGAAGCAAAACAAAGCCTGAATGAAttcaaaactgaaaaaaaatggTGGTATGCAGGTACAAGGATGATATTTATGACAGAATTTGGGCACCACTAGGCTTTGATCTATGGACACAAATAAGCAGCAAACTCACCAATGATGAACTAACTCAGAATCATTACCAACCACCAACAATTGTAATGAGCACAGCCGCCATGCCAGTAAACGCTAGCGCTTCTTTCGATTTCTACTGGGATCCTGATAATGTGGATGAGCAATACTATGTGTTCATGCATTTTAATGAAGTTAAGAAGCTAGCACCAAATGAAACAAGATCATTCAATGTAACACTTAATGGAAAGTATTGGGGTGGACCTCTTGTACCTACATACCAATCAACATCCACCATTTTTAGTCCTTCAGCTTTGGCAGGAGAGTCTAGGTACTTGTTTTCGCTTCTCCGGACTGAGGATTCGACGCTTCCTCCAATCATCAATGCCATTGAGGTTTATACAGTGAAAGATTTCTCAAGACCAGAAACTTCACAAGATGATGGTATTTATGCCTTACTGTTGGTGAAAACTCACGTGCAGTTATTTTCGTGCGAAATTGATAATTAAGACTTATTAGATGACCATTTAGTCAAACATGTCAAATCATTTAATGATTCTCAACTACTATTTAATCAAACATGTCAAATCATTTAATgattctcaactatcaacttcacatgaagacAACTGCACGTGAGTTATTTATAGTGTTATCTAAAGTTCTAAACATGAGTTTTATTTTCTTAGTGTCATGTTTGTGATTTTGACTTGCTATGGAAATTGGCTTGAGATTATTCTTTTGAACTCTTCTAGTTGATGCTATCACAAACATCAAGAAAGCTTATGGGGTGGCTAGAAATTGGGAAGCTGATCCATGTGGCCCCACAAAATACATTTGGCAAGGTCTAAATTGTAGTTATGATGGCAATGATCCCCCAAGAATCACATCCTTGTAAGTTGATTGTACCAAAATCATGAAGTTTACagcaacaaaatttattatatattttcatgAACTCAAACCATCAAGTTTGGTGATATGGTTGGAAATGCAACCAGGGACTTGTCTTCCAGTGGATTGAAAGGACAGATATCATCTTACATCTCCAAGCTCAGTATGTTACAATACTTGTGAGTGCCTTAAATGGTGGAAATGAACCAAATCCATTCAACTTGCATTTTTCTCCACTTGaggatttaatattttaataccaATAATGATGCATTTGAATTGCACCTTTTCAGGGATTTATCAAACAATAACTTAAGTGGATCAGTACCTGATTTCCTGACACAACTTCAGTCATTGAAAGTATTGTAAGTTAGTTCTTTTATCAGTGCATCAGTGTAAGTTTATTggttacaaaagagaaaatgtgTCATTATTAGTTCTGTTTTATCAGAAACTTGGGAAACAACAATCTCACAGGCTTAGTTCCCAATGGACTCCTTGATAAATCAAAGAAAGGTTCACTATCATTGAGGTATGCATATTGCATATGCTTCCTACTTATTAGAAACCAATAAATTCTTATGAACTTTCAAACTAAATAATCTTATCTTGATTATAACATTAGATTCTCTGAGTGGTGATGTTTTAATTCTTGATCTGGCCTCATTCTTGTTCTCAATCAAATGATAGTGTGGAACACAATCCAAATCTATGTGCATCAACTTCATGCAACCAACAAACAGGTGGTGCAATaagcaacaagaagaagaagaacaacaacaatcacATAGTTATTCCCATTGCAGCATCAATTGCTGGGGTTTTGGTGCTTCTAGCAATTGTAGCAACAGCTGTTATCTGTGGACTTAAAAAGAGAAAGTCAAAAGGTAAACAATTTCAACTAACTACACATAGCCTTTTTTATTGTTGTGCCTTTTATCAACATTTTGAATTTGACAATTGAAACATATTATTGTGATTCTATTTGAATTTGTAAATAACTGAAACATTTTGCATGAAACTAGCAGCTGTGAACATTGATGAAGAACAAACTGctccaaatttttcaaaaattggacCCAACCAAAGACAATATACATTCAATGAAATTGTTAAGATCACCAACAACTTCAATAGAATTCTTGGTAGAGGTGGATTTGGTACAGTTTACCATGGACTAATTGGTGATACTCAAGTAGCTGTCAAGATGCTTTCACCATCGGC encodes the following:
- the LOC107464213 gene encoding LRR receptor-like serine/threonine-protein kinase IOS1, which gives rise to MVRRISPRSHIVLLLLLIIVALVQAQDQSGFISIDCGLPQNSSYTEKHTSIFYISDSGFIDTGVSKSVSAEFKINLQQQLSNLRSFPSGIRNCYRINVTSATKYLIRASFYYGNYDGTNVAPKFDLHLGANFMDTVKFTNASVTTFSEIIYTPLLDYIHLCLVNTGTGTPFISAIELRTLKNDTYVTQSWESLARLRRFDLGSTTNLQYRYKDDIYDRIWAPLGFDLWTQISSKLTNDELTQNHYQPPTIVMSTAAMPVNASASFDFYWDPDNVDEQYYVFMHFNEVKKLAPNETRSFNVTLNGKYWGGPLVPTYQSTSTIFSPSALAGESRYLFSLLRTEDSTLPPIINAIEVYTVKDFSRPETSQDDVDAITNIKKAYGVARNWEADPCGPTKYIWQGLNCSYDGNDPPRITSLDLSSSGLKGQISSYISKLSMLQYLDLSNNNLSGSVPDFLTQLQSLKVLNLGNNNLTGLVPNGLLDKSKKGSLSLSVEHNPNLCASTSCNQQTGGAISNKKKKNNNNHIVIPIAASIAGVLVLLAIVATAVICGLKKRKSKAVNIDEEQTAPNFSKIGPNQRQYTFNEIVKITNNFNRILGRGGFGTVYHGLIGDTQVAVKMLSPSAVRGYEQFLAEVKLLMVVHHRNLTSLIGYCNDESNIGLIYEYMANGNLEEHLSGKKNNAKLLSWEDRLRISVDAAQGLEYLHSGCKPPIIHRDVKCANILLNENFEAKLADFGLSKPFPTEEGTHISTVVAGTPGYLDPEYRDSNKLAEKSDVYSFGVVLLKMITGQAAYVKMQDEDNKPHISSWISSMLSNGEIKSIVDSKLQEDFDSGSVWKAVETAMACVASSSNKRPHMSDVVTQLKECLAAELARKRTDHATEQSDSLESDLASISVTTTEFEPIAR